A single window of Flagellimonas maritima DNA harbors:
- a CDS encoding GNAT family N-acetyltransferase: MNIEILKSDIKLENNRVLLIPFENTRNQELKAIIFNNEIWKYMGMFIRAEFDFENYIKNTLKDKENGVCYPFLIIDKKNGKVAGSTRYGNIHIVSQKCEIGWTWYGKDFQGTGLNKACKYELLKFGFENIGFRRIQFSADQENTRSQRAIEKLGATQEGIFRNNYVDSEGKSKNDVYYSIISEDWKNVKTQNFSEFNI; the protein is encoded by the coding sequence ATGAATATAGAAATTTTGAAATCAGATATAAAACTTGAAAATAATAGAGTTTTACTAATTCCTTTTGAAAATACCAGAAACCAAGAACTGAAAGCAATAATATTCAATAACGAAATTTGGAAGTATATGGGAATGTTTATACGAGCAGAATTTGATTTTGAAAATTATATAAAGAATACACTTAAAGACAAGGAAAACGGTGTTTGCTATCCATTTTTAATTATTGATAAAAAAAATGGAAAAGTCGCAGGAAGTACACGATATGGAAACATCCATATTGTTAGTCAGAAATGTGAAATTGGGTGGACTTGGTACGGAAAAGATTTTCAAGGAACTGGCTTAAATAAAGCTTGTAAATATGAATTGTTGAAATTCGGATTTGAAAATATAGGTTTTAGAAGAATCCAATTCAGTGCTGACCAAGAAAATACTCGTTCACAAAGAGCCATTGAAAAATTAGGAGCAACCCAAGAAGGTATCTTTAGAAATAATTACGTTGATTCAGAAGGTAAAAGTAAAAATGATGTTTACTACAGTATAATTTCGGAAGATTGGAAAAACGTAAAAACACAAAACTTCTCAGAATTTAACATCTAA
- a CDS encoding HigA family addiction module antitoxin, with protein sequence MKKLANVHPGEILFYEFLEPLEITAYRLSKDLKIPQTRISEIVKGKRRITADTALRLSKYFGNSAKFWLGLQDDYDIEEEQATKESELNEIKHYENKNVA encoded by the coding sequence ATGAAAAAGTTAGCAAATGTTCATCCTGGCGAAATCTTATTTTATGAGTTTCTTGAGCCTTTGGAAATTACGGCTTACCGACTTTCAAAAGACTTGAAAATACCACAAACGAGAATTTCAGAAATTGTAAAAGGTAAACGTCGAATAACAGCCGACACAGCTTTACGATTAAGTAAATATTTTGGGAATTCCGCTAAGTTCTGGCTCGGACTACAAGATGATTATGATATTGAAGAAGAACAAGCAACCAAGGAATCGGAACTCAATGAAATCAAGCATTACGAGAATAAAAACGTTGCCTAA
- a CDS encoding thiol-disulfide oxidoreductase DCC family protein: protein MDEKGKKIILFDGVCNLCNSSIQFVIKRDKKDIFRYAALQSQVGQKLIDERAIDISKVDSIILVEPGVAYYTKSDAALNIAKSFGGVWKIVNVFTWIPKSFRDAVYNFVARNRYRWFGQKDACMIPTPELRAKFLG, encoded by the coding sequence ATGGACGAAAAAGGTAAAAAAATCATCCTCTTTGACGGTGTTTGCAATCTTTGCAATAGTTCAATCCAGTTTGTCATAAAACGGGACAAAAAAGATATTTTCCGCTACGCAGCATTGCAAAGTCAGGTTGGGCAAAAACTTATCGATGAACGTGCAATTGATATTTCTAAAGTGGATTCCATCATTTTGGTGGAACCAGGGGTAGCTTATTATACAAAATCAGATGCTGCTCTAAATATTGCCAAAAGTTTTGGGGGTGTTTGGAAAATTGTCAATGTCTTTACTTGGATACCCAAAAGCTTTAGGGATGCCGTATATAATTTTGTTGCTCGAAATCGATACAGATGGTTCGGCCAAAAAGATGCATGCATGATTCCTACTCCTGAACTACGGGCAAAATTTTTAGGATAG
- a CDS encoding ATP-grasp domain-containing protein, translated as MDNLLYLVFPKNAESGALETIPDTKGMIVIQEDDFLKLPENIINSNKICITSEATLENVLCKIDDDLKVNAIKSMKDKYLFRDLLTDMFPSLKYQTVELKDIIKLKLTSKKILKPVKGCFGTAVKTIDENSDIDRVIEEIKTEIKKNSAILSENVLSQSQFILEDFIEGEEYAVDMFFDSKGNPHIVNIYYHPIPKYSEYLHMLYYTNKNVFEKVYDKAMDFFVEINKKLQLKKITLHTEFKLSTDLIPIEINAMRYGGMGLGNMVYHSLNINPYKHFQEEQSPNWEKIWQKYPKENFAFLIAYNGTHIDVNKQKPNFQKLESQFSKVLNKTVFNYQKQLAFGIYTLKESSENIEKLLQIDFNDFFEDIEKPVANNV; from the coding sequence ATGGACAACTTACTTTATTTAGTGTTTCCAAAAAATGCAGAATCTGGAGCATTGGAGACAATACCAGACACAAAAGGAATGATAGTAATTCAGGAAGATGATTTTCTAAAGCTACCTGAAAATATAATAAACTCTAATAAAATATGTATTACCTCTGAAGCCACTTTAGAGAATGTTCTATGCAAGATTGACGATGATTTAAAAGTGAATGCCATAAAATCAATGAAAGATAAATATCTATTTCGTGATTTATTAACAGACATGTTTCCTTCACTAAAATACCAAACCGTAGAGCTTAAAGATATTATAAAACTAAAATTGACATCAAAGAAAATTTTAAAACCCGTAAAAGGATGTTTTGGAACAGCAGTAAAAACAATAGATGAGAACAGTGATATAGATAGGGTTATTGAAGAAATAAAAACAGAGATTAAAAAAAATTCAGCAATACTTTCTGAAAATGTTTTGTCTCAATCGCAATTTATACTCGAAGACTTTATAGAGGGGGAAGAATATGCCGTAGATATGTTTTTTGATTCTAAAGGTAATCCGCATATTGTAAACATCTACTACCACCCCATTCCTAAGTATTCTGAATATTTACATATGCTCTATTACACGAACAAAAATGTTTTTGAAAAAGTGTATGACAAGGCAATGGATTTTTTTGTTGAAATCAACAAAAAATTACAATTAAAAAAAATAACGCTTCATACAGAATTTAAATTATCCACAGATTTGATTCCAATCGAGATAAATGCTATGCGTTATGGCGGAATGGGCTTAGGCAATATGGTATATCATAGTCTAAACATAAACCCTTACAAACATTTCCAAGAAGAACAAAGTCCTAATTGGGAGAAAATATGGCAAAAATATCCTAAAGAAAACTTTGCTTTTTTAATCGCATATAATGGAACGCACATAGACGTAAACAAGCAAAAACCAAATTTTCAAAAATTAGAAAGCCAATTCTCTAAAGTCTTAAACAAAACAGTTTTTAATTACCAAAAACAACTTGCTTTTGGAATTTATACGCTAAAAGAAAGTTCTGAAAATATTGAAAAATTACTTCAGATTGATTTTAATGATTTTTTTGAAGACATTGAAAAGCCAGTTGCTAACAATGTGTAA
- a CDS encoding N-formylglutamate amidohydrolase, with protein sequence MHRYSIEEILNAIEERKCFEAVSDDYSFTIKVESYVPFVCGAVHDGHQFRKPLWDNCLHTEYERWYEEDPCTKEMIQSFPIIIAGCDSRFEYDLNREPERAIYDDAWGKQLWEKPLTEHEKVTSLQKHANFYKVVHELISKLQTDFKKVIVFDIHSYNWKRWDREVPVWNLGTTNIDTERYGGLTEKWRAKLGGMVLPNGIKSTSKINDTFHGNGYFLKYITENFKDTLVLATEISKIYCDEHTGIIYPEVVRSVEEQLKLLIPEMVEEFEKANV encoded by the coding sequence ATGCATAGATATTCCATAGAAGAAATCTTAAATGCTATAGAAGAAAGAAAATGCTTTGAGGCAGTTTCCGACGACTATTCATTCACTATAAAGGTCGAGAGTTATGTCCCCTTTGTTTGTGGGGCAGTTCATGACGGGCATCAATTCAGAAAACCGCTATGGGACAATTGCTTGCATACTGAGTATGAACGATGGTACGAGGAAGACCCTTGTACGAAAGAAATGATACAGAGCTTTCCCATTATAATTGCTGGATGTGACAGCCGTTTTGAATATGATCTTAATAGAGAACCGGAACGTGCTATTTACGACGATGCTTGGGGGAAACAGTTATGGGAAAAACCTTTGACAGAACACGAAAAAGTGACCAGCCTACAAAAACACGCTAATTTTTATAAGGTGGTACATGAACTTATTTCCAAGTTACAGACTGATTTTAAAAAAGTAATCGTTTTTGACATACACAGTTACAATTGGAAGCGTTGGGATAGGGAAGTACCCGTTTGGAATCTTGGAACTACCAACATTGATACAGAACGATATGGAGGTTTGACGGAAAAGTGGCGTGCAAAATTAGGTGGTATGGTGTTGCCGAACGGTATAAAATCTACTTCCAAAATAAACGATACTTTTCATGGCAATGGGTATTTTTTAAAATATATCACTGAAAATTTTAAGGATACCTTGGTCTTGGCCACAGAAATATCAAAAATATATTGTGATGAACATACAGGAATTATTTATCCAGAAGTGGTCAGATCTGTAGAAGAACAATTAAAGCTACTAATTCCTGAAATGGTAGAAGAATTTGAAAAAGCAAATGTATGA
- a CDS encoding serine hydrolase domain-containing protein, with translation MKIYKSYNSNKRKCKGLKSDTILIIYRYTALKTLMIIKIKIYTITTFLMLTIFAFGQTKDAEIKSFLDNLKPSDFSGAILVAHNDKVIEKRAFGLANIEYGIQNKVDTKFNIASITKMITAVATLQLYENGKVELKKPIGTYLPDYPNKLVRDSVTIHQLLTHTSGNNNNLDFWKTNNLKYKNVSDFAERFKNDTLLSKPGTKYDYSASGFVILGLIIEKASGHNYYDYVRENIFKIAEMTNTSELDIDAVVQNKASGYTTFLQEDKTPRKNEYYLAKTSPAGFHYSTVEDLFKFSKALRNYQLLGKETTALMFVPKVKGYNTNLGYGIDIDLRYNQTIQGHSGGWYGVRGELMDFMKDNYTVVILSNVDDDGKSGTSKVSNYFKELIAEKQPEK, from the coding sequence ATGAAAATTTATAAATCGTACAACAGTAACAAACGGAAATGTAAGGGTCTAAAATCCGATACTATTCTTATAATTTACCGTTATACCGCATTAAAAACATTAATGATAATCAAAATAAAAATTTACACAATTACGACATTTTTAATGCTGACCATTTTTGCTTTTGGACAAACCAAGGACGCTGAAATAAAATCTTTTTTGGACAATTTAAAACCAAGTGATTTTTCAGGAGCAATTTTGGTTGCACATAATGATAAAGTAATCGAAAAAAGAGCTTTTGGACTTGCGAACATAGAATATGGAATTCAAAATAAAGTGGATACCAAATTCAACATTGCATCGATTACAAAAATGATTACAGCAGTAGCAACCTTGCAACTTTACGAAAATGGTAAAGTTGAACTAAAAAAACCAATTGGCACATACTTACCTGATTACCCCAACAAACTGGTTAGGGATTCTGTAACAATCCATCAACTTCTGACACATACTTCTGGAAACAATAATAATTTAGACTTTTGGAAAACCAATAATCTCAAGTACAAAAACGTATCTGATTTTGCTGAACGTTTTAAAAACGACACTTTATTATCAAAACCCGGAACTAAATACGACTATAGTGCATCAGGTTTTGTAATTCTTGGTCTTATTATCGAGAAAGCAAGCGGACACAACTACTATGACTACGTAAGGGAGAACATTTTTAAAATTGCAGAAATGACAAATACCTCGGAATTGGATATTGATGCAGTTGTACAGAATAAAGCAAGCGGTTATACTACATTTTTACAAGAAGATAAAACCCCTAGAAAAAATGAATATTATCTTGCCAAAACCTCTCCCGCTGGATTTCATTACTCAACTGTTGAGGATTTATTTAAATTTTCGAAAGCATTAAGAAATTATCAATTACTGGGTAAAGAAACAACAGCGTTGATGTTTGTACCTAAAGTTAAAGGTTACAATACTAATCTAGGATATGGAATTGATATTGATTTGAGGTATAACCAAACCATTCAAGGTCATAGTGGAGGTTGGTATGGGGTTCGAGGCGAACTCATGGATTTTATGAAAGACAATTATACGGTAGTGATTTTATCAAATGTTGATGATGATGGAAAGTCAGGCACTTCAAAAGTGTCAAACTACTTTAAAGAGTTGATTGCGGAAAAACAGCCCGAGAAATAA
- a CDS encoding flavohemoglobin expression-modulating QEGLA motif protein, which yields MIGAKEIKGLEKEYGNLFEIDANLDRLVRRIELLSYINPLNIEKEKHRFFASKFTIEPRFKYPKLKFNPYKLHRLFFSQRLERITDDKLRQLYQDIIYHYANMIQCIETIGKGKAFYYNSLRVYGTPRERDVQNARFILHYANTPDSSDMEKVFSPMEAKAYFEDFSEQYGFPLHIKFSTHIAADAMVSNSSRTLIIKKNAKFSKNQLLTLANHEIGVHLVTTFNGLEQPLKIFSNGFPKNVETQEGLAVFSEYMGGALTLKRLKELAYRVLAADSLIKGYSFADTFDLIHGQYKLNKEEAFAITLRVHRGGGFTKDRLYLSGLRKIYKKYQMEESLATLLSGKVSLESEETIRYLKTLGLAQPITHKSQSFTQKLNTNTTLDFILNNLK from the coding sequence ATGATTGGTGCAAAGGAGATAAAAGGACTAGAAAAAGAATACGGCAACCTCTTTGAAATCGATGCCAATCTGGACCGTTTGGTAAGACGTATTGAACTACTGAGCTACATCAACCCATTAAATATAGAAAAAGAAAAACATCGTTTTTTTGCTTCAAAGTTCACGATCGAACCTCGTTTTAAATACCCAAAGCTAAAATTTAACCCCTATAAACTGCACCGTCTCTTCTTTTCACAGCGATTGGAACGTATTACAGATGACAAATTAAGGCAGTTGTACCAAGATATCATATACCATTATGCCAATATGATACAGTGCATCGAAACAATTGGTAAGGGCAAGGCTTTTTATTATAATTCGCTGAGGGTATATGGAACGCCAAGGGAACGGGATGTACAAAATGCCAGATTTATTTTACATTATGCAAATACACCAGATTCTTCAGATATGGAAAAAGTGTTTTCGCCCATGGAAGCCAAAGCATATTTTGAAGATTTCAGTGAACAGTACGGTTTTCCGTTGCACATAAAGTTTTCTACACATATTGCGGCAGATGCAATGGTGAGCAATAGTTCGCGGACGCTTATCATAAAAAAGAATGCCAAATTCAGTAAGAATCAATTGCTGACACTTGCAAATCACGAAATCGGGGTTCATTTGGTCACAACGTTCAATGGATTGGAACAGCCTTTAAAAATCTTTTCCAATGGTTTCCCCAAAAATGTAGAAACGCAGGAAGGTCTGGCGGTTTTTAGTGAATATATGGGGGGTGCCTTAACTTTAAAACGTTTAAAAGAATTGGCATACAGGGTTTTGGCAGCAGATAGTTTGATTAAAGGATATTCTTTTGCCGACACTTTTGATTTGATTCATGGACAATATAAACTGAACAAAGAAGAAGCTTTTGCCATTACGCTAAGAGTGCATAGGGGAGGGGGATTTACCAAAGACCGATTGTATTTAAGTGGTCTTAGAAAAATCTATAAAAAGTATCAGATGGAAGAAAGTCTTGCAACTTTGTTGTCCGGTAAAGTTTCTTTGGAAAGTGAAGAGACCATCCGATATCTTAAAACCCTAGGACTGGCACAACCAATTACACACAAAAGCCAGTCTTTCACACAAAAACTGAACACCAATACAACTTTGGACTTTATTTTGAATAATCTTAAATAA
- the gshB gene encoding glutathione synthase produces MNICFLMYPWDEINPEKDTSLALIHECVKRKHGVAICTPANLTIRNSVTSAFCTVINKMDKVSSSLKTFYKQASLREEMLPLAGFDVIFMRANPPLDPLMLNFLDSVKDDVFIVNSLQGLREANNKLYTAAFGDSHSNIIPATHVSKNKNYLVKQINESKSEKMILKPLNGFGGSGVILIEKSAMSNIKSLLDFYVTNSDGTSNYVILQEYIEGADQGDVRILLLNGEPIGAMRRIPGSDDHRSNVSAGGSVAKHTLSKQEKALCKQIGPKLVNDGLYFVGIDVIGGKLVEVNVMSPGGITYMNKVYKTKIQSKVIDFVESKVMDKLQAFDRRSRLRSEVENA; encoded by the coding sequence ATGAATATTTGTTTTTTAATGTATCCTTGGGATGAAATAAATCCAGAGAAAGACACAAGCTTGGCACTTATCCATGAGTGTGTAAAACGCAAGCATGGGGTTGCCATCTGCACTCCTGCCAATCTGACCATTCGAAATAGTGTAACCAGTGCCTTTTGTACAGTTATCAATAAAATGGACAAAGTTTCCAGCAGTCTAAAAACTTTCTATAAACAAGCCTCATTACGTGAGGAAATGCTTCCCTTAGCTGGTTTCGATGTTATTTTTATGAGGGCCAATCCACCGTTGGATCCATTGATGCTAAATTTTCTGGATTCTGTAAAGGATGATGTTTTTATCGTGAATTCCCTTCAAGGTCTAAGAGAAGCGAATAATAAGCTCTATACTGCTGCATTTGGTGATAGCCATAGTAACATTATTCCAGCAACACACGTTTCAAAAAACAAGAACTATTTGGTAAAACAAATCAACGAATCCAAATCAGAAAAGATGATTCTGAAACCGTTGAACGGTTTTGGAGGTTCAGGGGTGATTCTCATAGAGAAATCGGCCATGAGCAATATAAAATCACTTTTGGATTTTTATGTTACAAATTCTGATGGCACTTCAAATTACGTTATACTCCAAGAATATATTGAGGGTGCGGACCAAGGTGATGTTCGTATTCTTTTACTGAACGGGGAACCTATAGGCGCCATGAGAAGGATTCCCGGCTCGGATGATCATCGCTCCAACGTTAGTGCAGGTGGATCGGTCGCAAAACATACCTTGTCCAAACAGGAAAAGGCTTTGTGCAAGCAAATCGGCCCCAAATTGGTCAATGATGGGCTTTACTTTGTGGGCATTGATGTCATTGGCGGAAAACTGGTCGAGGTCAATGTGATGTCACCTGGCGGAATTACCTATATGAACAAAGTTTATAAAACGAAGATTCAATCAAAAGTCATAGATTTTGTAGAGAGCAAGGTAATGGACAAATTGCAGGCGTTCGATAGAAGATCAAGACTACGTAGCGAGGTTGAAAATGCATAG
- a CDS encoding serine hydrolase domain-containing protein has translation MRNTTILLLSLITLTSYGQIGQKSELSGSVKIQIDTLFSDFDTLNSPGYAIGISKNGKTLYKNGYGSANLDYNIPIESNSAFSIASVSKQFTAACIALLILENKISLESVAADFIPELGKYADTIRIKHLIYNTSGIKDYPRLKRKSGKSWVTFNYFDIDECISTSLNEETLQFTPGEKWDYCNVNFMLLTKIVEKISGQSFSEFAKKQLFEPLGMKNTLINDDITQIIKNRVTPYNPRTKEYLDGYTDYGITLKEDGKYIRHPRNSPHYGGSGVVTTIDDLLKWSANMISKRFGGQEFYDLMHKTPKFNHNRDNQAFGLYIGDFKGRKIVAWDGGDWGISSQLLRFPDEGIAIIVLSNIGSGEAYRKVKAVADILINQGILK, from the coding sequence ATGAGAAATACAACCATACTCCTTCTAAGCTTAATAACGTTAACAAGTTATGGTCAGATTGGCCAAAAGAGCGAACTTTCTGGTTCCGTAAAAATCCAAATTGACACATTGTTTTCTGACTTTGATACTTTGAATTCCCCAGGCTATGCCATCGGAATATCAAAAAATGGAAAAACACTTTATAAAAACGGCTATGGTTCAGCTAATTTGGATTACAACATACCCATAGAATCGAATTCAGCATTTAGTATCGCCTCGGTTTCAAAACAATTCACCGCGGCCTGTATAGCGCTACTGATTTTAGAAAACAAGATATCATTGGAATCCGTTGCTGCTGACTTTATTCCAGAATTAGGAAAGTACGCGGACACCATACGGATTAAACATCTTATCTATAATACGAGTGGAATCAAGGACTACCCGCGCCTAAAACGAAAAAGTGGCAAGTCTTGGGTTACATTTAACTACTTCGATATTGATGAATGTATTTCTACATCTCTCAATGAAGAGACCCTACAATTTACGCCTGGAGAAAAATGGGACTATTGCAACGTAAATTTTATGTTGCTCACAAAAATTGTTGAAAAAATAAGTGGCCAATCTTTTAGTGAATTTGCAAAAAAGCAATTATTTGAGCCATTGGGAATGAAAAATACCCTTATCAATGATGACATAACACAAATAATCAAAAATAGAGTCACTCCCTACAATCCCAGAACAAAAGAATATTTGGATGGTTATACTGATTATGGCATAACCCTCAAAGAAGATGGAAAATATATTCGGCATCCAAGAAATTCACCTCATTATGGGGGAAGTGGAGTGGTAACCACTATTGATGATTTGCTGAAATGGAGCGCCAATATGATAAGTAAACGTTTTGGCGGACAGGAGTTTTATGACCTGATGCACAAAACCCCTAAGTTTAACCACAATAGAGATAATCAAGCTTTTGGTCTTTACATTGGAGATTTTAAAGGACGAAAAATAGTTGCTTGGGATGGAGGAGATTGGGGAATTAGTTCTCAATTATTGCGATTTCCAGATGAAGGAATTGCAATAATTGTGCTTTCAAATATTGGTTCAGGAGAAGCTTATCGCAAAGTAAAGGCGGTTGCAGATATTTTAATCAACCAAGGAATATTAAAATAA